AGACTGCAGCTTCCTCAAAACAGCATTCACCGCGTCGTGGCTAATCGAAACGTTACTTGAATCGAGCTGTTTCTTAACATCATCGAGATCTCGAGGTTTCGAGAATATCTCGACGATGACGGTGTGATCAGGATCGACTTCAGTGAGAACGGGTTCGGAAGAGAAATGACGGAAGCTAGGGTTTATGGGGAATTTGGAATGAGTGGGATTGAAACGGAGAGGAGTGTGAGAGAAAGAGCGGAGTACCTGAGATTGATTGGGGATTTTGCGGTGAGTGCGGAGGAGAAGATGGAGAATGCGGCATTGATGTCTCATTATTGTGAGGAATGAATCGAGGGATTGAGATTTGAAAATTGAGAAGAAATGAAGTGAGAATTTGAGTAAGATAGAGAaatgaaaattagggttttaggtttttttctaaatttttggtCTGGGCTGAATTTGTTGGGCTCCTGCATCTTATCAAGAAAGTTTTTGAATCTCTTAACCCACTCTATCTTTTCTTACCCACCAGATTTGTCATTGTTGTCTCTCTACTCGGGCCATGTTGTTAGGCATATCTGGAATGGAGAGGtataaatttataattgtttttacatttaattttattgacctaattatcttatctatttttttcttattaattttctTATACAGGAATGTGATCCGTTGAAAATCATTAACCATGGACGGAAGATCTCTAGACTTATAGCTCTCGCAGAGCCATAGTCTGGTCAGCTCTTTGTGCTTTCATAGTTTAAGGGCATGACCCTTTTTGGATATAAAACTGTTAATCATGATATGATTAACGTTTTTATTAAGAGGTGGCACCATGAGACGTCCTCCTTTTGTCTACAACATGGTGAGATGTCGATAACACTCGACAACATCGCGTGTTTGTTGCACCTTCCGATAAGAGGGAGATTTTTAGACCATGAAAGGTGCGAAAAAGAGGAGGCGTTGGAGTTGTTGGTTGAGAAATTGAGAGTTGACCCTGAGAAAGCAATGACTGAGATGGATAAAACTTGTGGTTCTCATGTCAGGTATAGTTGGTTGAAGGTAATGTTTGATGATGAGCTTCAACTAGCACAACTAGCTCATGGTGATCTGGAGCATGTCGCCCATCACAGAGCGTATGCTATAAGAGCATACCTGCTATATCTAGTTGGCACTGTCATTTTTATGGACATTAATGCCACTTACATTAATGTCATGTACCTTTGCCTCTTTGATGATTTTGAGTGGATTCATGAATGGAACCGGGGGGCAGCTTGTTTGGTGTACTTGTACCATAAGTTGTCTGAAGGAAGCAAGTGGAGGACGAAGCAGATGGCCTACAATATCACACTCTTAACGGTAAAACTTATTGGTATTGTATTgtgattatgttttattaattattgtgaTTCTATTACTAACTAATAATCATTGTAATTTCAGGTATGGATCCTATAACACTTCCTCCGTATCTCAAGTTGGTCATTGGACGCAGGTTATACTAAGGATCGTCCGCGTGCCGCTGCATTCAACCTGCTCAGAGGGAACCAGGCGATAAAGTCGTTCAGAGTTTATATTGACTGGTTGGTTTTTGATGATATTCACTTTCAGGCATACGCCGACCATCGTGTCAAGATTCCATTCGACGATGTTGCTCTATTTTTTGGATAGTTGGCTTGCGGGTCGCGCAAGATGGCTACTTATTTGCTTGAGCGCGTCATGTGCCAGTTCGGGTACATGCAGGATATTCCCCGGGATCCTGCTGTTTCTGTTTTTCCCCTCATGAAACGGCGGGATATGGATGCCTTATTTGATGATTTTGAAAATCATCTCGTACCAAATGAGGTCTGGAGTACCGTAGCACAAAACGACTAGAGCTACATTGACGATTATATCATTTGGTTCTTCAGGGTGTCCCATCCATATCTTATAAAGGATGCTTCAAGAGACCCACAAAGGCGAACTCATCAAGAGATTTTAGAGGAGGAGCGGGCAATGGACGATCATGTCACTGATGTGTTGCCTCGATGTCGTCGTATCATGGAGATCGCATGGACAGGTATTGATGGAGACTACATATAATTTTTCTACACGAAAAGAGACGACGACATGGATTGGGGAGGTTGGAGACAAAAATAAATTGATGGTTATAATAACTCGTTCAAATACTAAATTTTTTACAACGGTATCCGATTACGACAAAAATGGTAATCGGTTACACCTTTCACAAAAACCTCGATTTTCACAAAAATTGactgtgtaaccggttacaccaaaacTGGTAACCAGTTACAcccatgaaaaatataatttttgaaaaGCTCTAACCGGTTACTCCAAaaagtggtaaccggttactccaacATATTTccaaaatcctaatttttatgaaaaaatgtgtATCCAAGTTTTACAGGTTCTGTCTCATCAAAATACAAGATTCAAATCATTCACCAACATACAAATCATCCAACATACAACACAATTACATTATCATACAtcaattgattcaaaatatagaaGAGATGAACACAAACATAGAGAATCTAAAAGACCCACCCATGTGTTATATATTAAGCAATCTCTAATACAAAATTCAATCACACCCTTAACTTAGAGGATGAGCTTGAAACTTCTCTAAAGAAGATTCTCCTTCCTATGCGCTAACTCTCTTCATCTTCTCTACTCTTTTTAACGTGCGCTAACTCTCTTcaccttctcttctcttcttcacGTTCGGTCCATTATGTCTCTCTATTCCCTTCTTtttcttgtattattattattattattattattattattattattattattattattattattattattattattattattattattattattattattattattattattattccttatcccaattgattaaaataaatattatctcaacaaaatatttatttaaattatatactCCTTACtactattcaaaataaataaaataattctaattaattagtaccaattagttttactttctaattaaataaaataaatttatgttttCTAGCACAAAAGAGACCTTTGTCTGAACTAGGCTAAATAAAGAACTTGAATATGCAATGGAGCTTAAAAATTAAGCACTTGAATAGCTCGTACCATTGAATGCCTACTCCACATTATGCAATTCATTTTCTTGAGCCTTAATATGTACTGGTTTTCTTCCACAAGCCACCTAAACTATACACATCAGTTTCATTACTAGCCCTTCCAGTGATAGCACATTCATGAGTCAAGTATCCAATAGTCCCTGCTAAAGCTGTTGTTTGTGCACCTTTTGCATGATCCACAAACCTCATTCTTCATGCAATATAACATATCAGACGATGTCAGCTTTTGGAAGAGTGCAACACTGATTGGTGAAGTAGTCATTGTTGTCGATTATTCAACATGGTCGTAATAAGCATAAaccatgatgttatgatgtttccATCTTTGATACGTCGGTAGTAACAAAGCTGGCAGATTAGTCTGAGATCAACTATAGAATCAAAAGGTAGTTATCAAATGACCATGGTCCATTTTTGAGAACCTTCTGAATATCAGATGATGACAGAATTGGAAAATGAAAATTCTAGTTTTAAGACAAACATATAAGGTAAAATAACATCAAATTTCAGGTAAATATACAAACATAGGTTGTCTTAGTTACATCTTTTTGTAGAACAAAATACTAAAAGACAGCCTAGTTGCTAACTAACTAGTACTTTGTAGGTACAAAATGACACCTTAGCACCATATGTTGTAACCAAAAGAAACATATTGTAGACACCATAACATATTACATTATGAGCAAAAGAAGCACTCTAAACCTGAACCACTTGCTTATGTATCCTAATGATAAAATTCAAGTATAGCAAAAGAGACTCCTTTCTTAAATCCATACAACTTCTCCTTAAATTCTTCAATGGCCTTAGATTTACTCAGCCATAAATTGACAGCGAAACTCATTCTCTCAAGCACTATCCCATTTTCCATAAAATATTTAGCCAAAAACAACTCATGCTCGGATCCATCGACACTTCCAAATTTCACAAATCGGAGACTTGATGCCAAACACTCGGGCACAGCAGCAGAATTCAGAAGCACTTGGTCAAATGTTGATATTTCCTAATGATTAGTAATCCATACAAAAACCAAATAAGAGAAAATTTAAATTACAGGTTTAagtataataaaatgaaaattaccGACCTTTAAAACTAGAGTATTGAGAATAGGAGACTTTTGAAGTAAGCTCAACAAAACTTCACCAGTAACAACGCCAAGATCCAAATGGCTCAACATTGCAAATCTTGGTAGAACAATCATATCTGGTTGTGTGAGAACCTGAATGACAAACATTAAGGAAAATTACTTGAATCAAACTAATACACTGGTCATTAGTGTGCCACTATTTACTAGCTATTACTTAAATTGTTTGTGTAGGAACTATAAATTGATAACAAGTTCTCGGTTATGCCCGTGATTAACCGTATGACATCGATGTTATGAATCATAAGATCAAAGAAATGAAGATTCATCCCAGAGAGGAAAAATAGTTTGAGAGCTTGATCGAAAGAAAAAATCTTGAATTCATATTGAATGATTGATAAAAGATGTTAAATGCATACATGACAATTAGAGTTAATAAAGAATAAACAACCAAACTACCTTCTATGATAAAATATGTTAAATGTATACATGCTTGTCTCTAACATATTCAGTATTAGATTAAATAAGTTAAATGATTTGATCCTACCTCTGATCTGTGAAATTCGATACGCTTCGCTTGACTAAATTGTTTGAGAAGGAGACAAGCAAATGATCCACTCCCAGTCCTTTGCAACATAATCTTAACAAAAGTGTCACGGGCTGCGGAAGGATTTGACAGAACAATGGGCTGTGATATACCACCAATACCTTCATAAGTGAATTCTTTCATACATGAAGCAGAAAATTTGATTGTGCAGCTACGTGGCTCACGAGTTAATGGCTCACAGTCTAGTACTATTAAAATACTTTGAAGAAGAGGTGCTTCAATAGTAAGATCATGAGCACTTAACCAAGAGCAGTTTTTTGTTTCAAACTTTTCCAATAATCTGAAAACAATGCGTAAAGGATTGTCCATGGTAAATATAACTCCATCCAACTTGAGTATTTTTAGGCTTCCCAAAGAAATATAAGTGCCAGGAGAAACTTTGATGGCACAAGCACAACAATACATCTCTAACACCAATTCTTCTAAATAATAGGAGCGATTGAAAAGCGAATGAGATGTAAGAGGAGAGAAAGCAACTTCAAAATTGGTGTGAATATGAAGTTTTTTCACTCCCCGACTCAAGATGCAAGAGATCCATGTATTAACCATAGTTGCATCATACTCGTTGTTAGTGAGGAAAAGAGAAAAACTTTCCACCATGAGGTAAAGTTTCGATAAAATAAGAGTTCGGTAGACAAAGTTTACGAAGCTTTGTTTGCCACGGGATTTCTTTCTCTTGCGAGTGTAAAACAAGGTGTCATTAAAATCCATCTTGGTGATTAATGTCCATCTTTCTATCCATCTTTTAGATAACACACTTGTCCGAACCGCGTCTTTTGTAGGAAGAATAGAGAGAATGTGAGTTATAAGTGAATCAGGTAGCTTACTGATTATATCCTCTTTTGCCTTATCATTCTTCTTAGGCCTAACAGATGATGAAGTACTACTAGCCATGCATTCCATTTATATAATAGTTTCCAACTGCTtactgattttctgcatttccAAACACTATCAAGGATCAAAAAACAATCGGATCATGCATGCATGCATATCATCTTGTTATATGAaccaaaacattttgaaaacaaagaatCATTACTCAACCTATACCTAATTACCCAAATGCTATCTAATTGAAACATGCAATCTAAAAACGTTCATTGTATATGAAATTAATTAGTATGAGATGATGATACTCACCTTAGTTtagcaagatgatgatgatgatgatcaaagttgtttcttttctttctgctttctGTTAATCTTCTTGGTTACCGCTTCGCCATTGCGTGTCTTCGGTAATACAGTAGTTCATACTAATCCTAGCACTCTCATTTGGCTTTTTACATTCTTGATCAAAGTGAAAGTGGCGGTGACGTATGGTAGTGGAGATTAGCTAGTCTACAAGGCTATCACATACTCATTGTGCTAATTGTCATTTGAAAAAGAATTTGAAtcgttattgtttttattttattttatttttgaatagttTATTCTCTAAATCTTTAGTTattgttttagttttttcttttaaattcaagatgtatatttgaaataattttttttatgcataGTTTGACAATTTaatctttaatttaatttataaatatatatatatatatatatatatatatatatatatatatatatatatatatatatatatatatatatttttaaataaatattgcataaataataaaacatataaagaTGGAATAAGAACAAATAAGAATTCTGGCAAATATATTAATTTCAAAGTAATAAAATTCTTTTTCATAGGAATTTTAACTATGTGTgaattaaagtaaataataaagggggttcaaaattatttgattagaGAATAAAAACAAGAAATTAATTGTGTTGATTTCAATTACTTAAGACGGACAGATCTTCTTTCGACTCTTCTATTTTTACTTGTTACTCCCTTCGTCCCAATATGAGTGATCCAACACACCATTTCACAAAGATTAAAAAAAGTGTAAAAaagtaagaaaaataatattgtttttacCATAATACCCTTATCATGAGAATGATGAACTTTTTAGtaattagagggtagaattggAAAACGTGTATTGAAAACTGAAATGGGTCATTCATTTTGAGAcatcattttattccaaatgtgtcactcattgtgggacggagagAGTAATGAACTGtgcattaattaaatttaaagtaTTACGGCAAATTAACACGGCCAATGCACCCAATTCTTTGGTGCACAACTCACTAATCTACACAATAATTTCCTAATTCCTTATGTCAATTCAGACTTAAATTAGGCGTTCTAAGTTTGTTAATTTAAAAACCACAACTTATAATTAACTATTCTTAGTTAATTACTAAGTTGAATAATTGCCATAGATCAGGTCAATAGACTAACGAACATAAATCCCTACTCATTTGATATCAATTCATGCATTCTTCAATACATAAAAAGCATCGAGatcaagaaaaaataaataataaaatgacataaaataatTCAACTAGCATCACACAACCATACGATCTAACAAGTACAAGAAGTTATGTCTAAAAAGACTTAATCTAATGAATCTAGCTACTCATCACTATGCCATAAAagagctacgaaagcgcttttttggTCTTTTACAGCGCTTAAAAGTGCTGCCTATGgtagcgctgccgtaggtaaagaCAACACTTTTTTTACGccaaaaagcgctgccttaggttTACTTCAAACAACGATTTCCCTTGAAAAGTGCTTTCGTAGGTGGGTCTTTAGCAGCGTTTTcccttgaaaagcgctttcgtaggtgggtctgtagcagcgctttttctagaaaaaacgCTTTCTAAAgtagcctttagcagcgctttttttcaactttta
The Vicia villosa cultivar HV-30 ecotype Madison, WI linkage group LG6, Vvil1.0, whole genome shotgun sequence genome window above contains:
- the LOC131613273 gene encoding F-box/FBD/LRR-repeat protein At3g14710-like; translated protein: MECMASSTSSSVRPKKNDKAKEDIISKLPDSLITHILSILPTKDAVRTSVLSKRWIERWTLITKMDFNDTLFYTRKRKKSRGKQSFVNFVYRTLILSKLYLMVESFSLFLTNNEYDATMVNTWISCILSRGVKKLHIHTNFEVAFSPLTSHSLFNRSYYLEELVLEMYCCACAIKVSPGTYISLGSLKILKLDGVIFTMDNPLRIVFRLLEKFETKNCSWLSAHDLTIEAPLLQSILIVLDCEPLTREPRSCTIKFSASCMKEFTYEGIGGISQPIVLSNPSAARDTFVKIMLQRTGSGSFACLLLKQFSQAKRIEFHRSEVLTQPDMIVLPRFAMLSHLDLGVVTGEVLLSLLQKSPILNTLVLKEISTFDQVLLNSAAVPECLASSLRFVKFGSVDGSEHELFLAKYFMENGIVLERMSFAVNLWLSKSKAIEEFKEKLYGFKKGVSFAILEFYH